One Cucumis sativus cultivar 9930 chromosome 1, Cucumber_9930_V3, whole genome shotgun sequence DNA segment encodes these proteins:
- the LOC101207649 gene encoding CDT1-like protein a, chloroplastic: MGEKTFEDGGQNLSAIETNPSKGIYGNENSESNIACMTPEKADEYLKGKLKEDGIKLQEKCRAIVEFFTCFTSSLRLLKMRKRMSTFHNVSGQVSIMTKRMFLDKHLAQILYIIPEAVNIDKVMIHDKKTLCMKPEMIINLQLDVVKGHSEHSDFLALHKVFASRVSKYFAMHPEKSEVPEGELPWPFNRRKIFSLDQLFDNSSARSRPISIDSDSDLTLEELCPHLSFKRHFSKKFISSIEISELVASSIVVSPSIPAKLLEDIPTISPQVATANSSDSPLVKSVMSSASSSIMTQTPVQLTPKRSMLPSSEVKTRKPASVGSVCKPAKRFLNFSGMESDNGKSSLGVDGLQCYEIPGKKNFLDEHIQKKNYTSKEVISQESSSCLPELVCVVYNIFKSVNCSSITKEELVHKIIMNCLDITERREVEERIEQLEKLVPNWISKKLTISGDVTFSINTKEDLESVVAKTARI; encoded by the exons ATGGgtgaaaaaacatttgaagaTGGTGGCCAAAATCTTTCAGCCATTGAAACTAATCCTTCTAAAGGGATTTATGGTAATGAGAATTCAGAAAGTAACATTGCATGTATGACACCGGAGAAAGCTGATGAgtatttgaaaggaaaattgaaagaagatGGAATCAAACTTCAAGAAAA ATGCCGGGCAATTGTAGAGTTCTTTACTTGCTTTACTTCCTCGTTGAGGCTGcttaaaatgagaaaaaggaTGTCTACCTTTCACAATGTGTCCGGCCAGGTGTCGATTATGACAAAAAG AATGTTTTTGGACAAACATCTAGCACagatattatatatcattCCCGAAGCAGTGAATATTGATAAAGTGATGATTCACGACAAGAAGACATTGTGCATGAAACCGGAAATGATAATCAATCTTCAGTTAGATGTTGTAAAAGGTCACTCTGAGCATTCTGATTTTCTGGCATTACACAAAGTTTTCGCTTCAAGGGTATCAAAATACTTTGCAATGCATCCGGAG AAAAGTGAAGTTCCGGAAGGGGAATTACCATGGCCCTTCAACcgaagaaaaatattctctCTCGATCAATTGTTTGATAATTCTTCAGCTAGATCTCGGCCAATATCCATAGATTCCGATTCCGATTTGACTTTAGAAGAACTTTGTCCACATTTATCTTTCAAGCGACATTTTTCTAAGAAATTCATTTCTAGCATAGAGATATCAGAACTAGTTGCATCTTCTATTGTTGTTTCACCATCCATTCCAGCTAAGTTGCTTGAAGATATTCCGACGATCTCTCCTCAAGTTGCTACTGCTAATTCTTCGGACAGTCCTCTTGTTAAGTCTGTCATGTCTTCTGCTTCTAGCAGCATAATGACACAAACACCGGTACAGTTAACACCAAAGAGATCAATGCTGCCAAGTTCAGAGGTGAAAACAAGGAAACCTGCAAGTGTAGGAAGTGTATGTAAACCTGCAAAAAGGTTTCTCAACTTTTCTGGCATGGAAAGTGATAATGGCAAGTCGAGTCTAGGTGTGGATGGTTTGCAATGCTATGAAATCCCTGGAAAGAAGAACTTTCTCGACGAGCATATCCAAAAGAAGAATTATACCAGTAAAGAAGTAATTAGTCAAGAATCATCTTCTTGCTTGCCTGAACTTGTTTGTGTTGTCTACAACATTTTCAAGTCTGTGAATTGCTCTTCAATTACCAAGGAGGAGCTCGTGCACAAGATTATAATGAATTGCCTTGATATTACTGAGAGAA GAGAAGTGGAAGAGAGAATCGAGCAGCTCGAAAAGTTGGTTCCGAATTGGATCTCCAAGAAATTGACAATTAGTGGGGATGTTACTTTTAG CATCAACACAAAGGAAGACTTGGAATCGGTTGTGGCGAAAACAGCTCGCATTTGA
- the LOC101207401 gene encoding kunitz trypsin inhibitor 5, whose translation MKNFGILFYFLFILLASTQLIRFSTADASPEAVLDIDGKKLRAGVNYYILPVFRGRGGGLTLGNLQSEKCPLNVVQEQLEVMNGFPTTFHPVNPKKGVVRVSTDLNVQFEASTICVTSTVWKLDKFDESTGQWLVTIGGSRGNPGVETVDNWFKIEKHGKDYKLVFCPTVCNFCKVMCRDIGIFFKNGERALALSDTPFPVMFKKV comes from the coding sequence atgaagaatttcggaatattattctattttcttttcattctccTTGCCTCAACCCAGCTGATTCGCTTCTCCACAGCCGACGCTTCGCCGGAGGCCGTCCTCGACATCGACGGCAAGAAGCTCCGAGCCGGCGTCAACTACTACATCCTCCCCGTTTTCCGCGGCAGAGGCGGCGGCCTAACCCTAGGCAACCTCCAATCGGAGAAATGTCCACTCAACGTCGTTCAAGAACAACTCGAAGTAATGAACGGATTTCCAACAACATTTCATCCTGTAAACCCTAAAAAGGGAGTGGTCCGAGTTTCAACCGATTTGAATGTACAATTCGAGGCGAGTACGATCTGCGTGACATCGACGGTGTGGAAATTGGACAAATTCGATGAATCGACAGGACAATGGTTGGTGACGATCGGCGGAAGCAGGGGAAATCCGGGAGTGGAGACGGTGGATAACTGGTTCAAAATTGAGAAGCATGGTAAGGATTACAAATTGGTGTTCTGTCCGACTGTTTGTAATTTCTGTAAAGTTATGTGTAGAGATATTGGAATCTTCTTCAAGAATGGAGAAAGGGCTTTGGCTTTGAGCGATACGCCATTCCCTGTTATGTTCAAGAAAGTTTAA
- the LOC101206983 gene encoding putative GEM-like protein 8: MMKSFDKTPDRNSSFSEPVSSIHSPLYSDGSPSSSGNNNSKSGRKKQLIRKRGGFVFRVYEHVKLGPKFLVTAKGKLRLGAKIIQQGGRKNIFKQVFGIVEGEQLLKASQCYLSTSAGPIAGLLFISTEKVAFCSEQSITFSSPTGELLKTPYKVLIPLKKIRKANQSENVNDPAKKYIEVVTDDNFDFWFMGFLRYEKAFTNLQKAISMANNSMQQFTDIS; the protein is encoded by the exons ATGATGAAATCTTTCGACAAAACGCCGGATAGGAACTCGTCTTTTTCTGAACCTGTCAGCTCAATCCACAGTCCTCTTTATTCCGATGgctctccttcttcttccg GTaacaataattcaaaatcaggGCGTAAGAAACAATTAATCAGGAAACGAGGTGGATTTGTATTTCGGGTATACGAGCATG TTAAGTTGGGGCCTAAATTCTTGGTAACTGCTAAAGGTAAATTGAGATTAGGGGCAAAAATAATACAACAAGGTGGCAGAAAGAACATATTCAAACAGGTTTTTGGAATTGTAGAAGGAGAGCAGCTTTTGAAGGCCTCTCAATGCTACTTATCAACAAGTGCAGGGCCCATTGCTGGGCTTCTTTTCATATCTACAGAGAAAGTTGCTTTCTGCAGTGAGCAAAGTATCACTTTCTCTTCACCAACTGGTGAATTGCTCAAAACACCTTATAAG GTTTTGATACCATTAAAGAAGATCAGAAAAGCCAATCAAAGTGAGAATGTCAATGATCCAGCAAAAAAGTACATCGAAGTGGTGACAGATGACAACTTTGATTTCTGGTTTATGGGATTTTTGAGATATGAAAAGGCATTTACAAATCTTCAGAAGGCCATTTCCATGGCTAACAATTCAATGCAACAGTTCACAGATATATCATGA